The DNA region CGACCACCTCGCGCCAGTCGCCGACACGGTCGCCCAGCTCGGCGACGATCGCTTCGATGACCGACCAGTCCTCGACGGTGTCCAAGGTCACGCGCAGGTCGTCGGCGGGCGGGCTGACGACGATCCCGGCGCACGAGTACCGCTCCGGGTTCGCGTAGACGCCGGAAGTGACGTGCTCGCGATCGGCGCCCCGGGCCGTCTCGATCTGTTCGGCGAGCACTCCGGCGCGCACGAGCTCGGCGTCGAAACCGCGCGGCAGGGTCCGCACGAGCACGGTGCTCAGATAGTCCAGCGACGGCTGCGCACGCCACTGCGCCACGAGCTGACCGATGAGGCGGGGATCCAGCAGCGGACAGTCCGCGGTGAGCCGCACGACGGCGTCGGCCGGGTACGACTCGACAGCGACCGCGAAACGCGCGAGGACGTCGTCGAGCGGCCCTCTGGCGACCAGGGCACCGTGCCGGGCGGCCTCCTCGGCCACCGCGTCGTCGTCGGCCTCCGTCGAGGTCGCGACCACCACGTCGTCGATCCCCGGCGAAGCCGCGGCGGCACGGACCACCCAGCCGAGGACGCTCCGGCCCGCCAACGGGCGGAGCACCTTGCCAGGGAGCCGGGTGGACGACGCGCGTGCCTGGATGACGGCGTTGACCACGTGGGCCCCGGGGTCTGGATCCATGGGTGACATGATGTCCTGCGGCAACAGCACCGAAACGCGGAGGTCGACGATGTCCGAGCTGGATGGCTCCAGCATCCTGCTCACCGGCGGGACCGGTTCGTTCGGCAAGGCGTTCATCACCTACGCCCTGGCCGAGCTGAACCCGCGACGGCTGGTCGTGCTCTCCCGCGACGAGCTCAAGCAGTACGAAGCGCGGCAGCAGTTCGACAACGACCCGCGGCTGCGCTGGTTCATCGGCGACATCCGGGAACGCCGCCGCCTCGAGCGCGCCATGCACGGCGTCGACTATGTCGTGCACGCCGCCGCGCTCAAGCAGGTCGACACGGGTGAGTACAACCCGTTCGAGTTCGTGCAGACCAACGTCGTCGGCTCGCAGCACGTCATCGAGGCCGCCATCGACACCGGTGTGAAGAAGGTCGTCGCGCTGTCGACGGACAAGGCGTCCAGCCCGATCAACCTCTACGGCGCCACGAAACTGTGCGCCGACCGGATGTTCATCAGCGCGAACCACTACGCCGCGACGCATCCGACCAGGTTCTCCGTGGTCCGCTACGGCAACGTGATGGGTTCGCGCGGCAGCGTGATCCCGTTCTTCCGCGCGCTCGCGGCCAAGGGCGAGTCGCTGCCGATCACGCACAAGGAGATGACCCGGTTCTGGATCACGCTCCCGCAGGCCGTGCAGTTCGTGATCGATTCCTTCGACCAGATGAACGGCGGCGAGCTGTACGTGCCGCGGATCCCGAGCATGCGGCTGGTCGATCTCGCGCAGGCGATCGCGCCCGGTTCGCCGATGCACGAGGTCGGCATCCGCCCCGGCGAGAAGCTGCACGAAGAGATGATTGCCCCCGACGACGCCCGCCGGACCGTGCGCCTGAGCGACCGGTACGTCGTCCAGCCGCATATCGCGGGCTGGGGCTACGAACCGCCGACCGGCGGCGAGGCCGTGCCGGAGAACTTCGCCTACCGCTCGGACACCAACGACCTGTGGCTCGACGCGGACGAGCTGCGCGACCTGGTCGAGCAGTATGGCTGACTTCCTGCCCTACGGCCG from Amycolatopsis sp. EV170708-02-1 includes:
- a CDS encoding cytidylyltransferase domain-containing protein, translated to MDPDPGAHVVNAVIQARASSTRLPGKVLRPLAGRSVLGWVVRAAAASPGIDDVVVATSTEADDDAVAEEAARHGALVARGPLDDVLARFAVAVESYPADAVVRLTADCPLLDPRLIGQLVAQWRAQPSLDYLSTVLVRTLPRGFDAELVRAGVLAEQIETARGADREHVTSGVYANPERYSCAGIVVSPPADDLRVTLDTVEDWSVIEAIVAELGDRVGDWREVVAVLRSRPELVKLNAHVEQKKVAR
- the pseB gene encoding UDP-N-acetylglucosamine 4,6-dehydratase (inverting), translating into MSELDGSSILLTGGTGSFGKAFITYALAELNPRRLVVLSRDELKQYEARQQFDNDPRLRWFIGDIRERRRLERAMHGVDYVVHAAALKQVDTGEYNPFEFVQTNVVGSQHVIEAAIDTGVKKVVALSTDKASSPINLYGATKLCADRMFISANHYAATHPTRFSVVRYGNVMGSRGSVIPFFRALAAKGESLPITHKEMTRFWITLPQAVQFVIDSFDQMNGGELYVPRIPSMRLVDLAQAIAPGSPMHEVGIRPGEKLHEEMIAPDDARRTVRLSDRYVVQPHIAGWGYEPPTGGEAVPENFAYRSDTNDLWLDADELRDLVEQYG